One genomic window of Streptomyces sp. NBC_01498 includes the following:
- a CDS encoding response regulator: protein MSSRPSRGAARLAAILDALPDGLVLVNSNGTVVNANTIALETFETPGTALVGRGLLDLLPEFDPRLIPGSMRRPEAADERGLTKPTRMVARRTDGTEFPVEVTSANLEDGRQAYNDLHNYTGDELLMLVVRDLSGTVDTEAELARSQRQTEMILRAAAEGVVGTDTDGRVVLVNPAAAQILGFRATDLGGRELHPLILHSRADGEPFPYDESPLADTLRSGRKHRVRGQVLWAKNGKQVPVDLTTAPVRDGEQLVGAVMTFTDRRPYEELVEAHTSEAQQTAARHAAELKEAVERHEAQMTETVERHEAELAEAVERHTAELADRSDRYAAEIEELAERYDDTARRHHQLTAVLGGALRGPLEELRGELSTLAADPAGQLWPEANQMLHHLAAGYARMTTLVDNVLGYQRLDEGLESLTKVKVLLDGVVAAGVEGAIELIGPGRAQFAVHAPPIEAEVDPVRLATALAHLTADVAGVDSTGRTRVVAGGGYVDSTIVVAAAQRGDVVRIEVRGPFAGGDPVHEPIVRGIVRAHGGVLQTHEMPGMGGSAYVLEVPLGEGSGTFHPPAPEEGQAPAQQEPVAEAAGDSGRPGGGRRRARRSSTDAFLGAPGEEPAEPTGRRRARPEAAPGNGGSDGSGTDQGSDAVTGAGPGSASGAIAGSASGAVAGSVPGESIGGGVPGGGTGRRRGRPSPAESAAGAGAGPGAELAVAGSPVAPASPVPPTSQVPPVSRNTPAVAPVPSEGSVVTAAEGAHPTGRAALGQAVPPGGVPHPAQQAAGTGRRARHGGQNALPALPSGPSSAGTAPQAPVPPQAGHPVPAQGQPAVRRPRRALAPTQQRPAPAQAPAGEAAPARAQFALPPADADRAPVPGPRGGPGGQGTSPAERHESVRSDPHADHTPLKPHPITAPATDQRRAGTSAPAHAGPPRRALTPEAPGGMPAPSAPVDPNSWAPAMPTASAVGVMPDATGVVGTPGAQPSWPVPGAVPQAENGHANPHAHAAHAGGHANAPEHAQDGGGSAPETAGAEGAAGVAGTAAGSGPGEARVAQPLPPAQPMPEEEPVPADSTQGRAFSVRTLGQGVPFSQQITKQQNQTLGAGRRRRLSAPQEPDDATPDTRSEAHADARTGVRADGRAGAGTGSAPAPGGTAPAPPNGPSGPSGPSHGGQGGSLGHGPHSEGRAYAIGAPDDGAEGPQPLDGPGGAVEVANRPQPRPVDDELPPEPLDNPRRLLVWPAPDVSTQQALSDRGYRPVIVHSREEVDAQIAAFPAALFVDPLTGPITRTALQSLRQAAVAAEVPVLVTAGLGQATREEAYGADPAVLLKALAPRDSEQHPSRVLLIEESEEIALALTATLERRGMQVARAGTDSDAVTLASQMRPNLVVMDLMQVRRRRAGIIDWLRANGQLNRTPLVVYTSTGIDRAELPQLSSGETVLFLAERSTSEDVQARIVELLAKIGTN, encoded by the coding sequence GTGAGCAGCAGGCCATCCCGAGGCGCTGCTCGCCTCGCGGCGATACTTGACGCGCTTCCCGACGGGCTGGTGCTCGTCAACAGCAACGGCACCGTCGTCAACGCGAACACCATTGCCCTCGAAACCTTCGAGACTCCCGGTACGGCCCTGGTCGGGCGCGGTCTGCTCGATCTCCTGCCGGAGTTCGACCCGCGCCTGATCCCCGGTTCGATGCGCCGCCCGGAGGCGGCCGACGAGCGCGGTCTCACGAAGCCGACCCGGATGGTCGCGCGGCGTACCGACGGCACCGAGTTCCCCGTCGAGGTCACCAGCGCCAATCTGGAGGACGGCCGGCAGGCGTACAACGACCTGCACAACTACACCGGCGACGAATTGCTGATGCTCGTCGTCCGCGATCTCTCCGGGACCGTGGACACCGAGGCCGAGCTGGCACGTTCGCAGCGGCAGACCGAGATGATCCTGCGGGCCGCCGCCGAGGGCGTCGTCGGTACGGACACCGACGGCCGCGTCGTTCTCGTGAACCCCGCCGCCGCGCAGATCCTCGGCTTCCGGGCCACCGATCTCGGCGGCCGGGAGCTGCACCCGCTGATCCTGCACTCGCGCGCGGACGGCGAGCCGTTCCCGTACGACGAGTCGCCCCTCGCCGACACCCTCAGGTCGGGCCGCAAGCACCGGGTGCGCGGGCAGGTGCTGTGGGCCAAGAACGGCAAGCAGGTTCCCGTCGACCTGACCACCGCGCCCGTACGGGACGGGGAGCAGCTGGTCGGCGCGGTGATGACGTTCACCGACCGGCGGCCTTACGAGGAACTGGTCGAGGCGCACACCAGCGAGGCCCAGCAGACCGCAGCGCGGCACGCGGCGGAGCTCAAGGAGGCGGTCGAGCGTCACGAGGCGCAGATGACCGAGACCGTCGAACGCCATGAGGCGGAGCTGGCCGAGGCCGTCGAGCGGCACACCGCCGAACTCGCGGACCGCAGTGACCGTTACGCGGCCGAGATCGAGGAGCTGGCGGAGCGGTACGACGACACGGCCCGCCGTCATCACCAGCTGACGGCCGTGCTGGGCGGCGCGCTGCGCGGCCCGCTGGAGGAGCTGCGCGGTGAGCTGTCGACGCTCGCCGCCGACCCGGCCGGGCAACTGTGGCCCGAGGCCAACCAGATGCTGCACCATCTCGCGGCGGGCTACGCGCGGATGACGACGCTGGTGGACAACGTCCTCGGCTACCAGCGGCTCGACGAGGGCCTGGAGTCGCTGACCAAGGTCAAGGTGCTGCTCGACGGGGTCGTTGCCGCCGGTGTCGAGGGCGCGATCGAGCTGATCGGTCCGGGCCGGGCGCAGTTCGCGGTGCACGCGCCGCCGATCGAGGCGGAGGTCGACCCGGTACGGCTGGCGACGGCGCTCGCGCACCTCACGGCGGACGTGGCGGGGGTCGACTCGACGGGCCGGACGCGGGTGGTCGCGGGCGGCGGATACGTGGATTCCACGATCGTGGTCGCGGCGGCGCAGCGCGGGGATGTCGTACGGATCGAGGTGCGCGGGCCGTTCGCGGGCGGCGATCCGGTGCACGAGCCGATCGTGCGCGGGATCGTACGGGCGCACGGCGGCGTGTTGCAGACGCACGAGATGCCGGGCATGGGCGGCAGCGCGTACGTGCTCGAAGTACCGCTCGGGGAGGGGTCGGGCACGTTCCATCCGCCCGCGCCCGAGGAGGGTCAGGCGCCCGCGCAGCAGGAGCCGGTGGCCGAGGCGGCCGGCGATTCCGGCCGGCCTGGCGGCGGGCGGCGGCGGGCGCGGCGGTCGTCCACGGACGCGTTCCTGGGGGCTCCGGGTGAGGAGCCCGCGGAGCCGACGGGGCGGCGGCGGGCCAGGCCGGAGGCGGCTCCAGGGAACGGCGGTTCCGACGGATCCGGCACGGACCAGGGTTCGGACGCGGTTACGGGCGCGGGACCGGGCTCGGCTTCGGGTGCGATTGCGGGCTCGGCTTCGGGTGCGGTTGCGGGCTCGGTTCCGGGCGAGAGCATCGGCGGAGGTGTTCCCGGCGGGGGTACGGGCCGCAGGCGCGGCCGGCCCAGTCCGGCGGAGAGCGCGGCCGGAGCCGGGGCCGGACCGGGCGCCGAACTCGCGGTGGCCGGCTCCCCGGTGGCCCCCGCGTCCCCTGTGCCTCCCACGTCCCAGGTGCCTCCCGTGTCCCGGAACACCCCCGCCGTCGCGCCCGTTCCTTCCGAGGGGTCGGTCGTGACGGCCGCCGAGGGCGCGCACCCGACCGGGCGCGCGGCGCTCGGCCAGGCGGTGCCGCCCGGCGGCGTACCGCACCCCGCGCAGCAGGCGGCCGGTACGGGCCGCCGGGCCCGGCACGGCGGCCAGAACGCCCTCCCGGCCCTGCCCTCCGGACCCTCCTCGGCGGGCACCGCCCCGCAGGCCCCGGTGCCTCCGCAGGCGGGGCACCCCGTGCCCGCCCAAGGGCAACCGGCCGTTCGCCGGCCCCGGCGTGCGCTGGCGCCTACTCAGCAGCGGCCCGCGCCCGCGCAGGCGCCCGCCGGTGAGGCCGCGCCCGCCCGCGCACAGTTCGCGCTCCCGCCCGCCGACGCCGACCGCGCTCCGGTGCCCGGCCCCCGGGGCGGACCGGGCGGGCAGGGCACCTCACCGGCGGAGCGGCACGAGTCCGTACGGTCGGACCCTCACGCGGATCACACCCCGCTGAAGCCGCATCCGATCACGGCACCGGCGACGGACCAGCGCCGTGCCGGTACGAGCGCTCCGGCGCACGCCGGTCCCCCGCGCCGGGCGCTCACGCCGGAGGCCCCGGGCGGCATGCCCGCCCCCTCCGCCCCCGTGGACCCCAACAGCTGGGCGCCCGCCATGCCGACGGCCTCGGCGGTCGGCGTGATGCCGGACGCGACCGGAGTGGTCGGCACTCCCGGTGCCCAGCCGTCGTGGCCGGTGCCCGGAGCCGTACCGCAGGCCGAGAACGGACACGCGAACCCGCACGCCCACGCCGCCCATGCGGGCGGACACGCGAACGCGCCGGAGCACGCCCAGGACGGCGGAGGCTCCGCCCCGGAGACGGCCGGTGCGGAAGGTGCGGCCGGTGTCGCCGGTACGGCCGCCGGGAGCGGGCCGGGCGAGGCCCGCGTGGCGCAGCCGCTGCCCCCGGCCCAGCCGATGCCGGAGGAGGAGCCGGTTCCGGCGGACTCCACGCAGGGACGGGCGTTCAGTGTCCGGACGCTCGGGCAGGGCGTGCCCTTCTCGCAGCAGATCACCAAGCAGCAGAACCAGACGCTCGGCGCGGGCCGCCGGCGCAGGCTGTCCGCACCGCAGGAGCCGGACGACGCCACCCCCGACACCAGGTCCGAGGCGCACGCCGATGCCCGTACCGGCGTACGCGCCGACGGTCGCGCCGGAGCGGGTACGGGCTCCGCGCCCGCCCCCGGTGGCACCGCCCCCGCACCCCCCAACGGTCCGTCCGGCCCGTCCGGTCCTTCCCACGGCGGCCAGGGCGGCTCACTCGGCCACGGCCCCCACTCCGAGGGCCGCGCCTACGCCATAGGGGCCCCGGACGACGGCGCCGAAGGACCTCAGCCGCTGGACGGGCCCGGCGGCGCGGTCGAGGTCGCCAACCGCCCCCAGCCCCGGCCCGTCGACGACGAACTGCCCCCCGAGCCGCTGGACAACCCGCGCCGGCTGCTGGTCTGGCCCGCCCCCGACGTCTCCACCCAGCAGGCCCTGAGCGACCGCGGCTACCGTCCGGTGATCGTGCACTCCCGCGAGGAGGTCGACGCGCAGATCGCCGCCTTCCCCGCGGCACTGTTCGTGGACCCGCTGACCGGCCCGATCACCCGTACCGCACTCCAGTCGCTGCGCCAGGCCGCCGTCGCGGCCGAGGTGCCGGTTCTGGTGACGGCCGGGCTCGGGCAGGCGACGCGCGAGGAGGCGTACGGCGCCGACCCCGCCGTACTCCTCAAGGCCCTGGCCCCGCGCGACAGCGAACAG